The region CTAGTAAGTGCACTAGTTTGAACGTCacaatttgaattaatttccCCGTTCTGCAACCATAGAGCCATAAAACTAGACTTAATGGGTCCAATGTGCATCGGGGTTAATTTCGAAACAGATAGACGCGAATAATTGCTTTTATGCAATTCAACTATGACTTGATCGTTCGGGGAGTTTGGGCTATTACAAAAAATCAATTGGCATGGCGGAGATTAACTGATTACGAAATTTGTTTCGATACTGGATAAATAGGTTTGGGTAATTCAATGATTAACTATGGATTTTTGCTTTCTTTCGCATGATCCTTTTCAGATCTGTTCGGCGTTCACTAACGGGTTATACCGGGCGGTCATCGATGAATATTCTAAACCACAATCATTAGACTCCACTCTTCTTCCAAAGGAAAATGAGATTGATTGGTTTTCTGTTCGTAAGGAAATAATTGGAACAGCACGACGACGAGTCGCGGTGTGACGCAGTGTGCGAGCGGGTCACTGTGTGGGTTTACAAGTGAACATGATCTGAACGTAAATTAAGCGCCGCGAATTCAACATGAACTACCAATTAGCGTGGAGACTGAGTGACACTGGAAACTAAGTATACCTTGTCCATGACCACCGTTGACAGTCATCAGCTATTTATACATGTTACGTCGCCCTAATTCGGTTAAGCCAGGAGCGTGgaagagagcgagagagagagggagagggggagggaggagggggagAAGCTGGGCCAATAAAGGCATTATCTTTCTACGAGGAATGAGCGTTGAAGATTATATAACATACAGGCTTATCTTCTCGTGCAGCCATAAGATATCATTCATTTCGAAGTAGGGACCTGTTCAATCAGAATATGTATTCCAGTTGTTTCTTTTGTCGGAATTTGCGGCTAAAACATTTATGCGCTCTTTAGAATGTAGCTTACAAGACTTTCATTGGATTAAGTTGCAAGACGACCCAGCTGAGTCAGTTTTTGCTAGATGAAACGGAGAATGAAGGATTTGCCCATGGTGTAGATCTCAAATAGACACGCACAATTTTTAAATGTCGACTGTGTACGACGTAGTTAAAGTCATCCCTGCAGGATGAAAGAAACGACGTTATTAGAGCACAGAAAAATACTGGGAGACTATCAGCAGTGTCTAGTGAAGCATCGCGTGACATCACACCTCACGGCAGCTGCGGTTCTTAGAACGATTGAAATAACTTCATTGCACGGCACGGACATAGTAGCTGATTGCAGACCTGTGTTATGTAATACTAGCGATAACGAGGAAACGAATATACTATATAGAACGAGAAAAATAACTTgtaagtttattgacgccttgaaaaataacacatatagTAATATTGTCGATAGTAAATGATTTGATATAGATATCATAATATCGAATATCAatcaagttattttgaatttgaatatttcgattgaattatcaaattgatttgaaatgatcggcaaccagtctagccacgacatattgatgacgtagtgcgcaTCCTCTTAAAGATCAATCTCCAGAGAGacatgaaaattaattgaattgaaaataagagTCATGGAaaataactacaaaatacacaaacacgcacgcacgcacgcatgaacgcacgcacgcacgcacgcacgcatgCACTCTCTACTATTGAATGACATAAAAAGATAAATAATACAAATCTTTGTAGTGACGCTATTCACCATGAACTATATATAAACAGCTCTTGAGGCCCGTTGTAGTGAATCGTATAATATCAGATCAATACCGAAAAAATTTACTGTGTACTGCGACTTACAGGAGACATACATATTGTAagtaattgataaataactgATCCATATTATAAGTAATTGCTCCATCATAGATTAGATCAtgatgaatttttgtttttgttgaaaaGATGTATTGATGTGGAGACTAATTTAGTCATTTGGAAAAGTATTAGGTGTCATCcagaaaataattgaatttatatatacatatatataaccTTCTAATTCAGATTTCAAAGAAAGTACACAGCCCTGAACATGAATATTTCGCTACCGATGATTAGATGTTCATTGTTCCGCAAGTATTCATTTGGAAGGTGTGTCATTGAGAAGCTGTGTGTTTCGAAGATGAGCCATAATGTTATTGAAAAAGGAGTAGAATGCCATTTGCGAGTCACTCCTGATACCGATCTTATGGATACACCGCTTACAATCAAGGCCGATAATATCAAACCGCTCGAAAATGTGACGCTCTATTCGGAAATGCGCGAAGGTCGTTTTAAATTTGGCGCATACAGCTATTTCGTGACTGGACCAGATGGGACATTAGACCTGACAAGAGATCCATCGGTAGGGGGTAGTTATGCAGGTGTCCATCCTAATGGGCTTCTCTGGGGCATGGAAGCACTACCCGGACAAAGACCTGGCATTCGCTTGATGAAGAAGGACGCCACGACCCCTTTCgatatcaaattaaaaatgtTCTCCGATCATGTCAAATTCGAAGATATCCTAGACAACGCGCCATGTTTGATACCTTTGGGTAGTGTCGACATAAAGCGATGGTATAAATCTGCAGAGGTTGAACGGAGAGTTATTCGCTCCGGCAGAATCAGAGGCACGTATTTCCGCCCGGTTGGAGCAGGACCATTTCCCGCGGTCGTCGACATGTTCGGTACGAACGGAGGCTGTGTCGAACACAGAGCCGCATTGTTGGCATCAAGAGGCATCGCTAGTTTAGCCTTAGCATATTTTGCTTACGACGATTTGCCTTCGGAGGTCGATCATTTGGACATGGCTTATTTTGTGGAAGCGGTCGATTGGCTTCGCGAGCAAGGGGACGTAGATTCGTGTCATGGAATCGGCGTGGTTGGTGTGTCTAAAGGAGCCGAAATTGCGTTAATGATGACAGAAGTGTGCAGCTATATCACAGCTGCTGTCGCCATAAACCCGTTCAGCCACTCTCTGGTATGGCCGACCGCGATACATGGCCACATAAGACCCAACTTTCCGAAAGACTTTCATTCCGAAGAGAAATCCGTTCGCCGATACAAAAACTTAATCTACCCCGCGTGTGATATCGACCATGAAAACCGTTCTATGATTGAAGTTGAAAAATCCGATACGGCTaaatttttgtttattctagGCCAGTGTGATTCGGCATGCCATCCGCAAAGCACTTACGACCTAGTGAATCGCCTACGCAAGCACGGTCGCGAAAACTACGAAGTTCTCCTCTGTCCCGGGGCTGGGCATATAATCGACCCACCTAACACCCCGTTGACTCGATATTGTTAtcataatattttcaaatacgtGTTCGAGTACGGCGGAGAGAAAATGCTTCACGCCAAAGCCCAGGAGAAAGCCTGGAGCGAGATGttgaaattcttaaaatcgACGCTACAACCATCTATCTAGAGAAAGAAAAACATCTATGATCAAAGGAAAACATCTATGATCTATATTAGAATATCTCCTATAAATTAAATACATATCGCAATTTTAGAGACTAAAACATCCTGACCAATTGATATACGATCATTGATTTTTCCAAATCTACAGTATCCATTATGGATGTAGAACTTTGAGAAAAATTTTACTAATGGTTTTAAAGTGGATGAAAAGTTCGATGCAAAACCTAATGTGTAGCTTCAGACTTCATGTGATCGGGATGGAACGACATTACCACAGTTCACATAAATGGAGGCCGGAGCTCGACTTAACACCAGAAGGTTGATGACTAAACTTCACAAAACTGCACCTGCTGATAACCTGATCAACGGAAAGCAATCGAACTCGGGGGTTGTGATTAAAGACCACACGTCTTAATGTctaaactcattgaaaatagcACGATCAGTGATCTCGTTTATTGGATCGCTGAAATTGAGAATAGGTTTACTCCCAGCGTTGCGGAAATGCGACCCACTCAGTATTGGTTGACGTTGGTTGTTTTACCCTTGATCGTGTTCGCTGGTCTTCTCGGCAACATGATGACTCTATTGATTATGCAAGTCAAACTATTGCGCAGCCGAACTTATTCCGTATATTTCTCCGTTCTTGCTGTAACGGATTCTTTTGTTCTTGTCGgtagattatttttttggTTGAACTTCTTGTTTAAATGTATGGGATACGGCATTATCATCAAATTTCGCTCGACGACTGTTTGTATCTTGAGCAACTACATAATGCATGTTTTCCAGAATATGTCATCGTGGTTTATTGCAGTCGTTTCCATTGAACGTCTCGCTTGTGTGTCCCATCCATTCTTGACCCGGCGATTAAACCAAGTCGGAACAGCCAGAACCATAGCGTTCTTTGTAACCTTGGCTTGTATGCCTTCTGGGTTCATACATTTTTTCAGCATTAGATTTTCGGTATCGCGAAACCTATGCGTCCTGGTACATTACAACAACCTGAGTAGCATACTAACGTTTGCTTATtctttcattatattctaCATCCCAGCGACCATCATTTTTATGGTGAACACGCTTTTACTTTTGATTATTCGCCACAGAAAATTTTCGGGTCGTAGAAATCAACAAGCTGAAACAAAAGGTACGAAGGTGAACAGAGTTACCATTATGACTTTAGTTGtaactttttcatttctgttATCATGCGCGCCTATTTGGATAATACAAAGttcagaaatatataaattgaaTATACCATATATTAAAGTAGTCAGGGACTTGTTTGTTTTGCTTTACGTCGCTAACTACGGGATCAACTTCTACATTTACGTCGGTACTAGTGCAGAAATAAGATCCGAACTTCAAAAAGGTTTATGCTGTTATGACACCATGGTACGTAGTCGTATGGACTAACCAAGAGATTTAATGCTGATAAATGAAACGACAGTAAACATTGAACACCAAAGGGATTAGTATGGCCAGACCACCGATACTACGTATAG is a window of Tubulanus polymorphus chromosome 2, tnTubPoly1.2, whole genome shotgun sequence DNA encoding:
- the LOC141900493 gene encoding bile acid-CoA:amino acid N-acyltransferase-like, producing MNISLPMIRCSLFRKYSFGRCVIEKLCVSKMSHNVIEKGVECHLRVTPDTDLMDTPLTIKADNIKPLENVTLYSEMREGRFKFGAYSYFVTGPDGTLDLTRDPSVGGSYAGVHPNGLLWGMEALPGQRPGIRLMKKDATTPFDIKLKMFSDHVKFEDILDNAPCLIPLGSVDIKRWYKSAEVERRVIRSGRIRGTYFRPVGAGPFPAVVDMFGTNGGCVEHRAALLASRGIASLALAYFAYDDLPSEVDHLDMAYFVEAVDWLREQGDVDSCHGIGVVGVSKGAEIALMMTEVCSYITAAVAINPFSHSLVWPTAIHGHIRPNFPKDFHSEEKSVRRYKNLIYPACDIDHENRSMIEVEKSDTAKFLFILGQCDSACHPQSTYDLVNRLRKHGRENYEVLLCPGAGHIIDPPNTPLTRYCYHNIFKYVFEYGGEKMLHAKAQEKAWSEMLKFLKSTLQPSI